A genomic segment from Leptolyngbya boryana PCC 6306 encodes:
- the codB gene encoding cytosine permease: MSLLGESQVADRTQASQDYPLAAVPLSDRKPIWSLAPLLMGFALTSTTLLAGGTLGSSLRFADMIWVMLIGNAVLGAYCAALAYIASKSGLSTVLMARFSFGAIGSRWVDFILGFTQIGWYAVTNAFIAQALLKLLNLPPTWEWLGIIFFTYAFCITAYMGYTAMDWLSRLAVPAMLMLIALSLTLGFRDAGDLFALAPTKSLGMNEAIAIVIATFISGGTQATNWSRFADSTKNAVWSTWAAFFFINGLLIFTGAFCTLVYGTNDLIEAMAKQGLLLGGLVLLILNVWTTQDNTIYAFSIAGSNFFRTSKRTAFVLGGSTLALALALGGIYGKIIPFLLFLGTVIPPVGGIIMADYWLCRGSRFPSLDTQLPAFNWAGIIAYIVASAIAYFSGLAGVGVAPINGVISAAILYVILSRILPNSMHV; this comes from the coding sequence ATGAGTCTTCTTGGTGAATCACAGGTTGCCGATCGCACTCAGGCAAGCCAGGACTATCCGCTTGCTGCTGTTCCCCTGAGCGATCGTAAGCCTATCTGGTCGCTAGCACCCTTGTTAATGGGATTCGCCCTCACTTCAACGACTTTGCTGGCGGGAGGAACATTAGGATCTTCTCTGCGCTTTGCAGACATGATCTGGGTCATGCTGATTGGGAATGCAGTACTGGGTGCATATTGTGCTGCATTGGCATATATTGCATCAAAAAGTGGTCTGAGTACCGTCTTAATGGCGAGATTTAGCTTTGGAGCAATTGGGTCACGGTGGGTCGATTTCATCCTCGGCTTTACTCAAATTGGTTGGTATGCAGTGACGAATGCCTTTATTGCACAGGCATTACTCAAACTCCTGAACTTACCTCCGACTTGGGAATGGCTAGGGATTATCTTTTTTACCTATGCCTTCTGTATCACAGCGTATATGGGCTATACGGCAATGGATTGGCTGAGCCGCTTAGCAGTGCCAGCGATGTTGATGCTGATTGCGCTCAGTTTGACCCTGGGATTCCGGGATGCAGGTGATTTATTTGCGCTAGCTCCCACAAAGTCGCTCGGGATGAATGAAGCGATCGCAATTGTAATCGCCACGTTTATTTCAGGTGGAACCCAAGCAACAAACTGGAGTCGATTCGCAGATTCAACGAAGAATGCAGTTTGGAGTACATGGGCTGCATTTTTCTTTATCAATGGACTCCTCATCTTTACAGGCGCATTCTGCACCTTAGTCTATGGCACAAACGACTTAATTGAAGCGATGGCAAAACAAGGGCTATTGCTTGGGGGCTTAGTCTTGCTGATTCTGAATGTTTGGACAACGCAAGACAACACGATTTATGCCTTCTCGATCGCTGGAAGTAACTTTTTTCGCACCTCAAAGCGCACGGCGTTTGTTCTCGGTGGCTCAACTCTTGCTTTAGCCCTAGCATTAGGGGGCATCTATGGAAAAATAATTCCATTTCTGCTCTTTCTGGGAACCGTCATTCCTCCAGTGGGCGGCATTATCATGGCAGACTACTGGTTGTGTCGAGGCAGCAGATTTCCATCGCTCGATACTCAACTGCCAGCTTTTAACTGGGCAGGCATCATTGCTTACATCGTTGCATCTGCGATCGCATACTTCTCAGGTTTAGCCGGAGTGGGCGTTGCACCGATCAATGGTGTGATTTCAGCAGCAATTCTTTATGTGATTCTGAGCCGTATTCTTCCGAACTCGATGCATGTATAA
- a CDS encoding response regulator, translating to MKAARILVVEDESVVAWHVQEALQSLGHEVIAIATTARQAIDIARSHHPDLVLMDICLQGKNDGVYAAEELYLKLNVPVVFLTAHSDEQTLGYAMKTSPFGYLVKPFKDADLHLAIQVALQRYRLEAAIKATQRWYATTLVSIGDATIATDVDGFITFMNPAAEFFTGWTQEQALGEFAGRVLNLVHEETGEAIDNPILAALCRGDTITLPSRAALRSRDGTERPVGDSASPIRDRDGAIIGGVMVFQDMSDRRQRESKLDAQRQILEATQSLLTQQLKSRTEQLHFSIAADRLRRHLLEQCHTERSDFLQWMLQEVVTILKAERGWIAFYDSAATVATIIGEFNLQETDVRSRLQETIEIAEFPAFYLQLFRQQCWVCPPPEVIPPVYATTNPLIVCPIQGKPTAIGEIGLVLPEGTLWTDYKADLIGEIVTQVVQAYQTEQQTRTAQAKVRELEHLKTLQDDFIEALSHELRTPLTNMRMAIELMQRMVEQGQNLENPNPQHQRLEQYLKILQQEWHESYNLVTDLLVFQTASATNNTLPMSEIHLQNWLAIVLDRFASQTGIAVQLVPASEMLPNIWVHLPTLEKILSQMLAHLHHANPALVIQLQTSATETALHLSASCQAEEGVSQRQQNVSSLRLALLRRFAIELNAKIELDQQSGSTTLTLSLPIRAE from the coding sequence TTGAAAGCAGCAAGAATTCTCGTTGTGGAAGATGAAAGCGTAGTGGCTTGGCATGTGCAAGAAGCGTTGCAGAGCTTGGGTCATGAAGTCATTGCGATCGCTACAACTGCTCGCCAAGCGATCGATATTGCCAGATCCCATCACCCAGATCTGGTGTTAATGGACATCTGTTTACAAGGAAAAAATGATGGGGTATACGCTGCCGAAGAACTCTATCTGAAACTGAATGTTCCTGTTGTCTTTCTGACCGCACATTCTGATGAACAGACGCTCGGATATGCGATGAAGACTTCTCCTTTTGGATATCTCGTCAAGCCCTTCAAAGACGCAGATCTACATTTAGCGATTCAGGTTGCTTTACAGCGGTATCGCTTGGAAGCGGCAATCAAAGCAACTCAGCGCTGGTATGCTACAACTTTAGTCAGTATCGGAGATGCAACGATTGCGACCGATGTCGATGGATTTATTACCTTTATGAATCCTGCGGCGGAATTTTTTACAGGATGGACACAAGAACAAGCCCTGGGGGAATTTGCAGGTCGTGTTTTAAACTTAGTGCATGAAGAGACAGGTGAAGCGATCGACAATCCGATTTTGGCAGCGCTGTGTCGGGGTGATACGATCACCTTACCGAGTCGTGCTGCTCTACGATCGCGAGATGGAACGGAACGACCCGTTGGCGATAGTGCCTCCCCGATTCGGGATCGAGATGGAGCGATTATCGGTGGCGTTATGGTGTTTCAAGATATGAGCGATCGTCGCCAACGCGAATCGAAACTTGATGCCCAGCGGCAGATTTTAGAAGCAACCCAGAGTTTGCTGACACAGCAGTTAAAATCTCGCACGGAGCAACTGCATTTCTCGATCGCGGCAGATCGATTGCGACGGCATCTTCTGGAGCAGTGCCACACAGAGCGCAGCGATTTTCTGCAATGGATGCTGCAAGAAGTGGTTACCATTCTCAAAGCCGAGCGAGGTTGGATCGCGTTCTACGATTCTGCCGCAACTGTGGCAACGATCATTGGCGAATTTAATCTGCAAGAGACCGATGTGCGCTCACGGCTGCAAGAGACGATCGAGATTGCAGAATTTCCTGCGTTTTACTTGCAACTGTTCAGACAGCAGTGCTGGGTTTGCCCACCGCCTGAAGTGATTCCTCCAGTTTATGCCACGACGAATCCTTTGATCGTCTGCCCGATTCAAGGTAAGCCAACTGCGATCGGCGAGATTGGACTCGTTTTACCCGAAGGAACTTTGTGGACAGATTACAAAGCTGATTTGATCGGCGAGATTGTTACTCAAGTTGTCCAAGCGTATCAAACCGAACAGCAAACTCGAACCGCCCAAGCAAAAGTGCGGGAATTAGAGCATTTAAAAACGCTGCAAGATGACTTTATCGAGGCGCTTTCTCACGAGTTGCGCACTCCTTTGACGAATATGCGGATGGCGATCGAGTTGATGCAGCGCATGGTCGAACAAGGGCAAAATCTAGAAAATCCCAATCCTCAGCATCAACGACTCGAACAGTACTTGAAAATTCTCCAGCAAGAATGGCATGAAAGTTATAATCTCGTGACCGATTTGCTGGTGTTTCAAACTGCATCTGCTACGAACAATACTCTGCCGATGAGTGAGATTCATTTGCAAAATTGGCTCGCGATCGTGCTCGATCGGTTTGCCAGCCAAACGGGAATTGCCGTGCAGCTTGTTCCCGCTTCAGAAATGCTTCCGAATATTTGGGTTCACTTACCGACGTTGGAGAAAATCTTGTCGCAGATGTTGGCGCACTTACATCATGCCAATCCTGCATTAGTGATCCAACTGCAGACTTCCGCAACTGAAACCGCACTGCATCTGTCGGCAAGCTGCCAAGCCGAGGAGGGTGTCTCTCAACGCCAGCAGAATGTTTCGAGTTTGCGGTTGGCGTTGCTGAGAAGATTCGCGATCGAGCTAAATGCCAAAATCGAGTTAGACCAGCAATCCGGAAGTACAACTTTGACCTTGAGCTTACCCATTCGAGCCGAATAA
- a CDS encoding sensor histidine kinase → MAAHGLELEARVQAFKQQIQEFQHYLDTVSNANQPLIERSLTKILTQLDTLVEPNPVALDISRTIEEQWSTLSTCLPFGIFSTDAQGRCTYINPRCQEMIGYMLEEKLGEGWCDFLHPEDCDRVLLAWTEAISKGIPYTNQFRVITPQKETCWLSVRTTPTFSDAGTVQGHLGTIEDITAQKLAEEQIKLSLREKEALLKEIHHRVKNNLQIISSLIYLQAQRIEDPEVRQIFEDSQSRISSMALVHDSLYRSQDFARVNLSEYVQTLTSSLFNAYRTQPEEIHLIVQVDPDVIVSLEKAIPCGLILNELMTNALKHGFNGEETGEVAVKLETHSSQVFLMVENSGNNLPESFQLQKIRSMGLRLVNALVNQIDGQLSVENAQKTRFKVEFNAA, encoded by the coding sequence ATGGCGGCTCATGGTCTTGAATTGGAAGCTCGTGTGCAAGCTTTCAAGCAACAGATTCAAGAATTTCAGCACTATTTAGATACAGTTTCCAACGCAAATCAGCCGTTGATTGAGCGATCGCTGACCAAGATTTTGACGCAGTTGGATACATTGGTTGAGCCGAATCCTGTCGCGCTAGACATCTCGCGAACCATTGAAGAACAATGGTCAACCCTGAGTACTTGTCTGCCTTTTGGCATCTTTAGCACGGATGCGCAAGGACGATGTACCTACATCAATCCCCGTTGCCAAGAAATGATCGGCTACATGCTAGAAGAAAAGCTAGGAGAAGGCTGGTGCGATTTTCTGCATCCTGAAGATTGCGATCGCGTTCTCTTGGCTTGGACAGAGGCAATTTCCAAGGGCATTCCCTACACAAATCAGTTTAGAGTGATCACGCCACAAAAAGAGACGTGTTGGCTCTCGGTTCGCACCACGCCCACTTTTTCAGATGCCGGAACCGTACAGGGACATCTTGGAACGATCGAAGATATTACTGCACAGAAATTAGCAGAAGAACAAATCAAACTCTCTCTACGAGAGAAAGAAGCGCTACTCAAAGAAATTCATCATCGGGTCAAAAATAATCTTCAAATTATCTCCAGCTTGATTTACTTGCAGGCACAGCGCATCGAAGATCCAGAAGTACGACAAATCTTTGAAGATAGCCAAAGTCGAATTAGCTCAATGGCGTTAGTGCATGATAGTTTGTATCGGTCTCAAGATTTTGCGCGAGTTAATCTTTCTGAATATGTGCAAACCCTGACATCGAGCCTATTTAATGCTTACCGGACGCAGCCTGAAGAAATTCATCTCATCGTTCAAGTCGATCCTGATGTGATCGTCAGCTTAGAAAAAGCGATTCCTTGCGGTTTAATTCTGAATGAACTGATGACGAATGCCTTAAAGCATGGGTTTAATGGTGAGGAAACCGGAGAGGTGGCGGTCAAACTCGAAACCCATTCTTCTCAAGTTTTTCTAATGGTAGAAAATAGCGGAAATAATCTACCTGAAAGTTTCCAATTGCAAAAAATTCGTTCAATGGGTCTGCGACTTGTGAATGCTCTTGTCAATCAAATTGATGGACAACTTAGCGTTGAAAATGCTCAGAAAACCCGATTTAAAGTAGAATTTAATGCGGCTTAA